The DNA region CGAACCCGGGATTCCCGTAAGCGAAGTACGCGATTATGCGGTACCGGTTTTGATTGATAATTTTATAGAGTCGTTTAATTTTTGATTGATAATTTATGCCAATCACAAAAATTTATTAATTTTAAAAAAATGATGGGCAATTGGTTACATTTGCTCTCTTGAATTAAGAAAAAATTATGTCTGGAACGTTAAATAAAGTGATGCTTATTGGGCATTTGGGAGATGAAGTAAAAATGCACTATTTTGATGGTGGCGGGTGTGTTGGGCGTTTTCCGTTGGCAACAAACGAAACCTATACCAATAGGCAAACAAACGAACGCATTACAAATACCGAGTGGCACAATATTGTGGTAAGAAACAAAGGCGCCGAAATTTGTGAAAAATATTTGAGCAAAGGCGATAAGGTGTACATTGAAGGCCGGTTAAAAACCAGAAAATGGCAGGACGATAGTGGAAACGATAGGTATTCAACCGAAATACAGTGCACCGATTTTACGTTCCTCACTACCAAAAAGGAAAGTGAAAACAATGCGGCGGCATCAAATGCTTCAATGCCACAAAAGCCAACTGAAAGTCAGCCTTCACAAAATCAACCCATTCAAGACGATAATGATGATCTGCCGTTTTAATTCCGCACTCGGTAGTTTATCGAGAAACCTATGTTTAACTAAAGCTACAGTAGTTGGATCCTGACCCCGCGAGTTTTATTTCCTTGATTGCTACCATCGATTATTCGGTGGCATTTAGTTTAGCGCTTTTGTTTGTGCTGTTAGTGTGTTCTGCTCTTGTTTCTGGCGCTGAGGTGGCTCTATTTTCATTAACTGCAGAACAGATAAAAGACGGCTTGGTACAAAAATCCAAACGCATAGAAATTATTGCTAAACTGTTAGAGCGACCTAAAAAACTATTGGCCACCATTTTAGTGGCGAACAACTTTATAAATATTGCCATTGTTATTTTGTTTGCCTTTTTGGGCGATTTTCTTTTCGGTAATTTAGCCAGTCCAGAAATAAAATTCGTGGTTGAAGTAGTTGTTGTTACCTTCCTGATTTTGCTTTTCGGTGAAATTTTGCCAAAAATCTATGCCAGCCGAAACAACCTAAAGTTTGCCACATTTATGGCTTATCCGCTCAAGGTTTTGGATGTGCTTTTGTCGCCCATTAGTTTGCCCATGCGTGGCGTTACATTGGCGATTCATGATAAATTGGGCAAGCAAAAATCGGGTATTAGCGTCGATCAACTTTCGCAAGCTTTGGAACTGACCAGTGAGGAAGACACCACCAAAGAAGAACATAAAATTCTGCAAGGCATTGTTTCTTTCGGAAACACAGATACCAAACAGGTGATGCGTCCGCGTATTGATATTTTTGCGCTCAATATTGAGTTGAAATATCAAGATGTTATGGACAGTATAGTTGAAAATGGCTATTCGCGAATTCCGGTTTACCGTGACAATATCGATACCATTGAAGGCATTCTTTATGTAAAAGATCTGTTGCCCCACATCGATAAAAAGCAATTCGATTGGACCTCATTGATCCGGGAGCCGTTTTTTGTTCCTGAAAACAAAAAGCTGGACGATTTAATGGCAGAGTTCCAAGACAAAAAAGTGCATTTGGCCGTTGTGGTTGATGAATATGGAGGTACCTCGGGATTGATTTCTTTGGAAGATATTATTGAAGAAATTGTAGGTGATATTAGCGATGAGTTTGATGACGAAGATTTAACCTATTCCAAGCTCGATGAAAACAACTATGTTTTCGAGGGTAAAACGGCTTTAAAGGATTTTTATAAAATCATAAAGTTGGAAGACGAAACCCTTTTCGAAAATAAAAAAGGCGAAGCCGAAACTATTGCTGGATTTGTACTGGAAATTTCGGGAAGTTTCCCAAAGCTGAACAGTAAAATAAATTTTGAAAATTACGTTTTCACTATTGAGGCGTTGGATAAAAAACGAATTAAACTCGTTAAATTTACCATACAATCAACTGCAAGCTAACTTGGAAATGCACAAAAAACGAATGACTCTAAATATTAAAAATTCCCTTTTTTTAAAAACTTTTACTGTTGTTGGTTTTGTGTGTTTTCTGTCTTGTGGAGACGATTATGTTCCCAAACCCAAGGCCCAGTTAAGGTTGGAATATCCCGAAGCGCAATACGTTGAAGATGGTTTAGAATTGCCATTTTCATTTGGGGTTAACACTTTGGCTCAAAACATCGAAGTTTCTGAAGTGCCTTCGGCAACAAAAAGTTTCGGTGTAAATTTAGAATACCCCTCCATGAAGGGCACTATTTTTTTAACTTACAAAGCTATTGGCGCAGATGAAAAAAATCTAAACGATTTTTTAAGAGATGCACAAAACTTCACCCAAAAACATACCATTAAAGCCGACGAGATTCCCGTTACGGCATATGAAAATAAAGAGCGGAAAGTGTACGGTGCCTTTGCCGAAGTAAAAGGCGATGTAGCTTCTCCTGCTCAGTTTTATGTTACCGATAGCATCAATCATTTTTTAACGGGGTCGTTGTATTTTTATGCCAAACCCAACTACGACTCCATTTTACCAGCGGCCCATTATTTGCAAAAGGATATTAAGCATATTATGGAAACTTTGCGCTGGGAGTAATCGTAAAGTGTGTAAAAAATCCCGCACGTCTTTGTTCGCTCTAATCGAGCGGTATTATTTTTTCAGAAAAGCGTATATTGCATACCACATGTGATGTCCTTTTTTTATGAATAATAATAACATATTAAACTTTGGGGGCTTTTAGAGACGCGGTTAAAGAAGAGTTGGTAGAACTTTTTAGCCAAAAGAAATTAGCAAACCTAATGTTTTTTGGAATCGTTTTTTTAGATGCTTTAGGGGCTGTTTTTCCAGAGTATTTAAACAGAAAGATAACCTTATTTATTCCTTTTCCTCTTATTTTGGTGATTTATTTGGCAAGCACCCGCAAGGTCAATAAGTGGTTTGTGTTGGCTTTAGTGCTTAACTTTTTCGGTATTTGTTAT from Tamlana crocina includes:
- the ssb gene encoding single-stranded DNA-binding protein, with translation MSGTLNKVMLIGHLGDEVKMHYFDGGGCVGRFPLATNETYTNRQTNERITNTEWHNIVVRNKGAEICEKYLSKGDKVYIEGRLKTRKWQDDSGNDRYSTEIQCTDFTFLTTKKESENNAAASNASMPQKPTESQPSQNQPIQDDNDDLPF
- a CDS encoding gliding motility-associated protein GldE codes for the protein MDPDPASFISLIATIDYSVAFSLALLFVLLVCSALVSGAEVALFSLTAEQIKDGLVQKSKRIEIIAKLLERPKKLLATILVANNFINIAIVILFAFLGDFLFGNLASPEIKFVVEVVVVTFLILLFGEILPKIYASRNNLKFATFMAYPLKVLDVLLSPISLPMRGVTLAIHDKLGKQKSGISVDQLSQALELTSEEDTTKEEHKILQGIVSFGNTDTKQVMRPRIDIFALNIELKYQDVMDSIVENGYSRIPVYRDNIDTIEGILYVKDLLPHIDKKQFDWTSLIREPFFVPENKKLDDLMAEFQDKKVHLAVVVDEYGGTSGLISLEDIIEEIVGDISDEFDDEDLTYSKLDENNYVFEGKTALKDFYKIIKLEDETLFENKKGEAETIAGFVLEISGSFPKLNSKINFENYVFTIEALDKKRIKLVKFTIQSTAS
- the gldD gene encoding gliding motility lipoprotein GldD, with the protein product MTLNIKNSLFLKTFTVVGFVCFLSCGDDYVPKPKAQLRLEYPEAQYVEDGLELPFSFGVNTLAQNIEVSEVPSATKSFGVNLEYPSMKGTIFLTYKAIGADEKNLNDFLRDAQNFTQKHTIKADEIPVTAYENKERKVYGAFAEVKGDVASPAQFYVTDSINHFLTGSLYFYAKPNYDSILPAAHYLQKDIKHIMETLRWE